A section of the Elizabethkingia anophelis R26 genome encodes:
- the mtaB gene encoding tRNA (N(6)-L-threonylcarbamoyladenosine(37)-C(2))-methylthiotransferase MtaB, giving the protein MESGLKSVAFHTLGCKLNFAETSTIARQLTDAGYKKVSFDDAANVFVINTCSVTENADKECKLIVKRALKANPDGLVVIIGCYAQLKPEEISEIEGVDLVLGAKEKFNILSYLNDLEKSENLAEVHSCEIEETDFFIGSYSIGDRTRAFLKVQDGCDYKCTYCTIPLARGISRSDTVENVIKNASEIAAQDIKEIVLTGVNIGDYGKGEFGNKRHEHTFLDLVKELNMVDGIERIRISSIEPNLLKDETIDLVSTSKSFVPHFHIPLQSGSDEVLKKMKRRYLTQLYRNRVSKIREVMPDACIGVDVIVGFPGETEEEFMKTYQFLNELPISYLHVFTYSERENTEAATMQGIVPIAERKKRNKMLRILSEKKKMAFYQTQLGKTLPVLWEHENKDGLMYGFTENYVRVHKPFDALSINKIELVKLDKIEADGTVSILAAFDAFLAKA; this is encoded by the coding sequence ATGGAATCAGGTCTAAAATCAGTTGCATTTCACACATTAGGATGCAAACTCAACTTCGCAGAAACTTCTACTATTGCCCGTCAGTTAACAGATGCAGGTTATAAGAAGGTCTCGTTTGATGATGCGGCTAATGTTTTTGTGATCAATACATGTTCGGTTACCGAAAATGCAGATAAAGAATGTAAGCTGATTGTAAAAAGAGCATTAAAAGCTAATCCGGATGGCCTCGTGGTTATTATCGGCTGCTATGCTCAGTTAAAGCCTGAAGAAATTTCAGAAATTGAAGGTGTAGACCTTGTATTGGGAGCTAAAGAAAAATTTAATATTCTTAGCTACCTGAATGATCTGGAAAAATCCGAAAATCTTGCAGAAGTGCATTCTTGTGAAATTGAGGAAACCGATTTCTTTATTGGTTCTTATTCTATAGGTGACAGAACACGTGCGTTCCTTAAAGTTCAGGATGGATGTGATTACAAATGTACCTATTGTACCATTCCTTTAGCTAGAGGAATTTCCCGTTCGGATACTGTAGAAAATGTTATCAAGAATGCGAGTGAAATTGCGGCTCAGGATATCAAAGAAATCGTATTAACCGGAGTAAATATCGGGGATTATGGTAAAGGTGAATTTGGTAACAAAAGACACGAACATACTTTCCTGGATCTGGTAAAAGAACTTAATATGGTAGACGGAATCGAAAGAATCCGAATTTCTTCTATCGAACCTAACCTTCTAAAAGACGAAACTATTGATCTGGTATCCACCAGCAAAAGCTTTGTTCCACATTTTCATATTCCATTGCAGTCCGGGAGTGACGAGGTTCTGAAAAAAATGAAACGCCGTTACCTTACACAACTTTACAGAAACAGAGTTTCTAAAATTCGCGAGGTAATGCCTGATGCTTGCATTGGTGTGGATGTTATTGTAGGATTCCCCGGGGAAACTGAAGAAGAGTTTATGAAAACCTACCAGTTTCTGAACGAACTACCAATCTCTTATCTACACGTTTTCACTTATTCTGAAAGAGAAAATACTGAAGCTGCTACAATGCAGGGTATTGTTCCTATTGCTGAAAGAAAAAAGCGTAACAAAATGCTTCGTATACTTTCCGAGAAAAAGAAAATGGCATTTTACCAAACTCAGTTAGGTAAAACATTACCTGTTCTGTGGGAGCATGAGAATAAAGATGGTCTTATGTATGGCTTCACCGAAAATTATGTTCGTGTTCACAAACCTTTCGATGCATTGAGCATTAATAAAATCGAACTGGTAAAGCTAGACAAAATCGAAGCTGATGGAACAGTAAGTATATTGGCTGCGTTTGATGCTTTTCTGGCTAAAGCCTAA
- a CDS encoding UDP-glucose--hexose-1-phosphate uridylyltransferase, with product MNFDSNVPHTRVNILTGEKVLVSPHRNKRPWQGQTEAISSERRNEYEPECYLCPGNKRSDGTVNPDYSDHFSFVNDFSALLQDTPDHQSNEEGLFVTENIKGICKVLAFTPRHDLTLATMDEASIKSVVDLWQTEFEELRSNDWIKYIQIFENKGAVMGCSNPHPHGQIWAQNTLPVELEKESVQQKKYFEKYQKTLLKSYLEAELEKQERIIYENNSFVVLVPFWAAWPFETMIISKRSVQYISEFTTSEKSDLAQALKVLTVKYDNLFKTSFPYSAGIHQAPVNSGDFPEWHWHMHFYPPLLRSATVKKFMVGYEMLANPQRDITPEQAAQQLREQSLTHYLFV from the coding sequence ATGAATTTCGACTCTAACGTCCCACACACTCGTGTCAATATATTAACGGGTGAAAAAGTATTAGTGTCGCCACACCGTAACAAAAGACCCTGGCAGGGGCAAACGGAGGCGATTTCTTCAGAACGGAGAAATGAATATGAACCGGAATGTTATCTGTGTCCGGGAAATAAAAGATCAGATGGTACTGTAAACCCAGATTATTCGGATCATTTTTCTTTTGTCAATGACTTTTCTGCTTTATTACAAGATACTCCCGATCATCAGTCGAATGAAGAAGGACTTTTTGTAACTGAAAACATCAAAGGAATCTGCAAAGTTCTGGCATTTACTCCAAGGCATGATCTTACTCTTGCAACCATGGATGAAGCGTCTATTAAATCTGTTGTAGACTTATGGCAAACGGAATTTGAAGAACTGCGTTCAAATGACTGGATTAAATACATTCAGATCTTTGAGAATAAGGGAGCAGTTATGGGGTGCAGCAACCCTCATCCGCATGGTCAGATCTGGGCACAAAATACATTACCTGTTGAGCTGGAAAAAGAATCTGTACAGCAGAAGAAATATTTTGAAAAATATCAGAAAACCTTACTGAAGTCTTATCTGGAAGCAGAATTAGAAAAGCAAGAACGGATTATTTATGAAAATAATTCATTCGTTGTTCTGGTTCCTTTCTGGGCAGCATGGCCTTTTGAAACAATGATCATCAGTAAACGTTCCGTACAGTATATCTCAGAATTTACAACCTCCGAAAAATCTGATTTGGCGCAAGCGCTAAAAGTTTTAACAGTAAAATACGATAACCTTTTCAAAACATCTTTTCCTTATTCTGCAGGAATACATCAGGCACCTGTTAATTCCGGAGACTTCCCGGAGTGGCACTGGCATATGCATTTTTATCCACCTTTGCTAAGGTCGGCTACTGTGAAAAAATTTATGGTTGGCTACGAAATGCTGGCTAATCCACAGCGTGATATCACACCGGAGCAGGCAGCGCAGCAATTGAGAGAACAATCTTTAACACATTATCTATTTGTCTAA
- the galK gene encoding galactokinase, translating to MATISKQYITEKFEEVFGHTPDVVSKSPGRINIIGEHTDYNDGFVLPAAIDKYSYVAVGHRNDDEIHLFSQLFNEKLNFNLSEIKALDSSWANYILGVVYHIQKNGHQLKGFNMVIDGDVPLGAGVSSSASLESAVAVALDKLFDLGLSKWDMTKIAQTAEHTFAGVKCGIMDQFASVFSKEDKVAKLDCRSLEFEYFPLELGEYTLLLLNTNVKHSLASSAYNDRREACEKAVEIISKDFHGVKSLRDVNSQMLREYLYSDYPELYVKASYVHDENKRVEEVCKALEKGDLETVGLFLYASHEGLSEYYDVSCDELDFLVDEVRQYPEVLGARMMGGGFGGCTLNLLKKSFVPELIAKLKPAYEAKFNLELTPIEVVPSEGGHVL from the coding sequence ATGGCAACAATTTCAAAACAATATATAACAGAGAAATTCGAAGAGGTATTTGGTCATACACCAGATGTAGTTTCTAAATCACCCGGAAGAATTAATATTATAGGAGAGCATACGGATTATAATGACGGATTTGTTCTGCCTGCAGCGATTGATAAATACAGTTATGTAGCTGTTGGCCACCGCAATGATGATGAAATTCATTTATTTTCTCAGTTGTTTAATGAAAAGCTAAACTTTAATCTTTCAGAGATAAAGGCACTGGATAGCTCCTGGGCTAATTATATTCTTGGAGTGGTGTATCATATTCAGAAAAATGGACACCAGCTAAAAGGCTTTAATATGGTGATTGATGGAGATGTTCCTTTGGGAGCAGGGGTTTCCTCATCTGCTTCTTTAGAGAGTGCTGTGGCAGTAGCTCTGGATAAACTATTTGATTTAGGTTTATCTAAATGGGATATGACTAAAATTGCACAAACTGCCGAGCATACTTTCGCCGGAGTGAAATGTGGTATTATGGACCAGTTTGCTTCAGTTTTTAGTAAGGAAGATAAAGTAGCGAAATTAGACTGCAGAAGTCTGGAGTTTGAATATTTCCCTTTAGAACTTGGTGAGTATACTCTGCTCTTGCTGAATACTAATGTAAAGCATTCATTGGCTTCTTCTGCTTATAATGATAGGAGAGAAGCCTGTGAAAAAGCTGTTGAGATTATCAGTAAAGACTTTCATGGTGTGAAATCATTGCGGGATGTGAACAGTCAGATGCTTAGGGAATATTTATATTCTGATTATCCGGAACTCTATGTTAAAGCCAGTTATGTTCATGATGAAAACAAAAGGGTAGAAGAGGTGTGCAAAGCTTTGGAAAAAGGAGATCTGGAAACAGTAGGTTTGTTTCTGTATGCTTCGCATGAAGGTTTGAGTGAATACTATGATGTAAGTTGCGACGAACTGGATTTTCTGGTAGATGAGGTGAGGCAATATCCTGAAGTTTTGGGCGCAAGAATGATGGGCGGTGGATTTGGAGGCTGTACATTGAACCTTTTAAAGAAAAGCTTTGTTCCTGAACTTATTGCTAAACTAAAGCCAGCTTATGAAGCTAAGTTTAACCTTGAATTGACACCAATAGAAGTTGTTCCTTCTGAAGGTGGACATGTTCTTTAA
- a CDS encoding aldose epimerase family protein, producing the protein MNYRPERQKFQKQKDGKKIDLFQLKNRNKTEVFLTNYGARIVSFLFNDQNGNLVDINLGHASIDEYLVPKGNFYGCVIGRVCNRIGGAEFTLNGKNYQLNPNIPNNLLHGGENGFHTKVFDVENTGDNFVEMSYHSTDGEEGFPGNVKVKVTYTLTDEDALEILFEAESDQETPFNITNHAFFNLNGEGNGDMLKHKLQIFAEKYLPVTENVVPNGTLESVENTPFDFREVKTIGKDINAEDQQVVLGSGFDHTYVLKEVFDSELLHAAKATGDLTGIVLDVYTDQPGVHLYTGNFMDETHTLKSGKTDGWREAFCLETQHFPDAVHHDHFPSVILKPGDKFASKTVFKLSNK; encoded by the coding sequence ATGAACTACAGACCTGAAAGACAGAAATTCCAAAAACAAAAAGATGGAAAAAAAATAGATTTATTTCAGCTTAAAAATAGAAATAAAACGGAAGTTTTCCTAACCAATTACGGAGCCAGAATTGTAAGCTTTTTGTTTAATGACCAAAATGGTAATCTGGTAGATATTAACCTGGGACATGCCAGTATAGACGAGTATCTGGTACCTAAAGGTAACTTTTACGGATGTGTTATCGGCAGGGTATGCAACAGAATTGGTGGTGCTGAGTTTACACTGAACGGAAAGAATTATCAGTTGAACCCCAATATCCCGAACAATCTTTTGCACGGCGGGGAAAATGGTTTTCATACAAAGGTTTTCGATGTAGAAAATACAGGAGACAATTTTGTGGAAATGTCTTATCATTCGACAGATGGTGAAGAAGGCTTTCCGGGTAATGTAAAAGTAAAAGTTACTTACACGCTGACGGATGAGGATGCTCTGGAGATTTTGTTTGAAGCCGAATCTGATCAGGAAACACCTTTTAATATTACCAATCATGCATTCTTTAATCTGAACGGAGAAGGAAATGGTGATATGCTGAAACACAAACTCCAGATCTTTGCAGAAAAATATTTGCCGGTAACAGAAAATGTTGTTCCGAACGGAACTTTGGAATCTGTAGAAAATACACCATTTGACTTCAGAGAGGTAAAAACTATAGGAAAGGATATTAATGCTGAGGATCAGCAGGTGGTCTTAGGAAGCGGTTTTGATCATACTTATGTGCTAAAAGAAGTATTTGATTCGGAATTATTGCATGCAGCAAAAGCAACCGGGGATTTGACAGGAATTGTTCTGGATGTATATACGGATCAGCCGGGAGTGCATTTATATACCGGGAATTTTATGGATGAAACACATACTTTAAAATCTGGTAAAACAGACGGATGGAGAGAAGCGTTTTGTTTGGAAACACAACATTTTCCGGATGCAGTTCACCACGATCATTTTCCTTCTGTTATCCTGAAGCCGGGAGATAAATTTGCTTCTAAAACGGTATTTAAGTTGTCCAATAAATAG
- the glgP gene encoding alpha-glucan family phosphorylase has product MKKNMDFRNFTIPFEINPDYKKRVAYFSMEFAVDQPLKIYSGGLGFLAGSHMRSAYTLKQDLVGIGILWKYGYYDQARNPDQTLNVAWTEKSYNFLQDTGIKFQIDIHSAPVWVKVWYLAPETFGTAPIFLLSTDIPENDYISQTITHRLYDANQATKVAQYILLGKGGAKLLDEMNLGRDIYHLNEAHGLPAAFYLLQKYKDLNEVKKKLVFTTHTPEEAGNEKHDFHLCYNMSYFSGISEEEVRKVSGTDGEVFNHSLCALRMAHIANGVSRLHGEVSREMWGKYSGICDIKSITNAQDYNFWADEKLYAAKDNADATGFDERKKIMKYRGFKIVSDQTGNIFNPDVFTMVWARRFAGYKRADLLLEDQERFRRLMENKRYPIQIIWAGKPYPLDYPAISTFNRLVEESKKYKNMAVLTGYEIYLSKSLKRMSDVWLNNPRVPREASGTSGMTAAMNGSVNFSTDDGWVPEFAKPGKNSFVVPKADYKNMSTYDQDMYDLNKLYDLLENEILPTYYDRPDEWRAITQQGMEDVRYAFASDRMADEYYREMYN; this is encoded by the coding sequence ATGAAAAAAAATATGGATTTTAGAAACTTTACTATTCCCTTTGAAATTAACCCTGACTATAAAAAACGTGTGGCTTACTTCTCCATGGAGTTTGCAGTCGATCAACCCCTGAAAATCTACAGCGGTGGACTAGGATTTTTAGCCGGATCACATATGAGAAGTGCTTACACATTGAAGCAAGATTTGGTGGGTATTGGAATTCTTTGGAAATACGGATACTATGATCAGGCGAGAAACCCGGATCAGACACTTAATGTAGCCTGGACAGAAAAGAGTTATAATTTTCTTCAGGATACCGGTATAAAATTTCAGATAGATATTCACAGTGCTCCGGTTTGGGTGAAAGTATGGTATCTGGCACCGGAAACTTTCGGTACAGCTCCTATTTTCCTTTTGTCTACAGATATTCCGGAGAACGATTATATATCACAAACAATTACACACAGACTTTATGATGCCAATCAGGCGACTAAAGTAGCCCAGTATATTTTATTAGGAAAGGGTGGGGCTAAGCTTCTGGATGAAATGAACCTTGGCCGGGATATCTATCATTTGAATGAAGCACATGGATTGCCGGCAGCTTTCTATCTGTTGCAGAAGTATAAAGATTTGAACGAGGTAAAGAAAAAGCTGGTGTTTACAACACATACACCTGAAGAAGCCGGGAATGAGAAACACGATTTCCATTTGTGTTATAATATGTCTTATTTTTCCGGTATCAGCGAAGAGGAAGTACGCAAAGTGTCCGGAACGGATGGCGAGGTATTTAATCATTCTCTCTGTGCATTAAGAATGGCTCATATTGCGAACGGAGTTTCCAGGCTTCATGGTGAGGTTTCCCGTGAGATGTGGGGTAAATATTCCGGTATTTGCGATATTAAATCAATTACCAATGCTCAGGATTATAATTTCTGGGCGGACGAAAAGCTTTATGCTGCCAAAGACAATGCAGATGCTACAGGATTTGATGAGCGTAAGAAGATAATGAAGTACAGAGGTTTCAAAATAGTATCTGATCAAACCGGAAATATATTTAATCCTGATGTTTTTACTATGGTTTGGGCCAGACGATTTGCAGGCTACAAAAGAGCAGATTTGCTGTTGGAAGATCAGGAGCGTTTCCGCAGGTTGATGGAAAACAAAAGATATCCGATCCAGATTATCTGGGCAGGAAAGCCTTATCCTTTGGATTATCCGGCGATTTCGACATTCAATCGTTTGGTAGAAGAAAGTAAGAAATATAAAAATATGGCCGTGCTCACGGGATATGAAATCTACCTGAGCAAGTCACTGAAAAGAATGTCCGATGTGTGGCTGAATAATCCGCGTGTACCTCGTGAAGCTTCCGGAACCAGCGGGATGACAGCAGCAATGAACGGGTCGGTAAACTTTTCTACAGATGACGGGTGGGTACCGGAGTTTGCAAAGCCCGGCAAAAATTCATTTGTAGTACCTAAAGCGGATTATAAAAATATGAGTACCTATGACCAGGATATGTATGATCTGAATAAACTTTATGATTTGTTGGAGAATGAAATTCTGCCAACTTATTACGATCGTCCGGATGAATGGCGTGCAATAACACAGCAAGGGATGGAGGATGTACGCTACGCTTTTGCAAGCGATCGGATGGCCGATGAATATTACAGGGAAATGTACAATTAA
- a CDS encoding glutamine synthetase III family protein: MSTLRFKALAELPFRNYRQDNFVEVPGKLSELFCSNVFSEYTMREYLTKEAFSSIMDAIKKGSQIQRHIADQVAVAMKDWAMSKGVTHYTHWFQPLTGSTAEKHDSFFTPIEGDRAIERFNGGMLIQQEPDASSFPNGGIRNTFEARGYTAWDPTSPAFIMGTTLCIPSIFISYTGETLDYKTPLLRALNAVDEAATDVCKAYFDKNVTKVMPTLGWEQEYFLVDSALYISRPDLVLTGKTLLGHSPAKGQQLDDHYFGSIPTRVMNFMKELEIECMKLGIPVTTRHNEVAPNQFELAPMFEEVNVAVDHNSLLMDVMARVAHKHHFHILFHEKPFAGVNGSGKHNNWSLATDTGENLLSPGKNPKKNLQFLTFFVNTLKAVHDYADLLRASIASASNDHRLGANEAPPAIISAFIGTQLFSVLEELEKVTDGKLSPEEKTELKLNVVGKIPEILLDNTDRNRTSPFAFTGNKFEIRAVGSSANCAEPMTVMNAIAAKQLKVFKAEVDALIEKGLKKDEAIFNVLREYIKQLKNILFEGDGYSDDWAKEAKKRGLNNLKTTPEALKQEMDKKFADLYEELGIFSHREFEARNEIKFEKYSTVIDIEARVLADIARNHIIPAALNYQNRLIENVKGLKEIFGDKEFQTLAKEQISLISQISANVSNIKVGVDNLLTEKEKAKNTKDSHKQAEAYCNKVKPLFDTIREASDALEMMVDDELWPLTKYRELLFTR, translated from the coding sequence ATGTCAACATTAAGATTTAAAGCCTTAGCTGAACTTCCTTTCAGAAATTACAGACAAGACAATTTCGTAGAAGTTCCCGGAAAACTTTCAGAATTATTCTGCTCCAATGTATTCTCTGAATACACCATGAGAGAATACCTTACCAAAGAAGCATTCAGTTCTATTATGGATGCTATTAAAAAAGGATCACAAATACAGCGCCATATCGCAGATCAGGTAGCTGTTGCAATGAAAGACTGGGCTATGTCTAAGGGGGTTACCCACTACACTCACTGGTTTCAGCCATTAACAGGTTCCACAGCTGAAAAGCACGACTCTTTCTTCACTCCGATTGAAGGAGACAGAGCTATCGAGCGTTTCAACGGCGGAATGCTGATTCAACAGGAGCCGGATGCTTCTTCTTTCCCTAACGGTGGAATCAGAAACACATTTGAAGCAAGAGGATATACTGCATGGGACCCTACATCACCTGCATTTATTATGGGAACAACTCTTTGTATTCCTTCTATCTTTATCTCTTACACTGGAGAAACACTGGATTACAAGACTCCATTATTAAGAGCTCTGAATGCTGTTGACGAAGCTGCTACAGATGTTTGTAAAGCTTACTTTGATAAAAACGTAACGAAAGTTATGCCTACTTTAGGCTGGGAACAGGAATACTTCCTTGTAGACTCAGCTTTATATATTTCCCGTCCGGACCTTGTACTAACAGGAAAAACACTTTTAGGACACTCTCCGGCAAAAGGACAACAATTGGATGACCACTATTTCGGTTCTATTCCTACAAGAGTAATGAACTTCATGAAAGAGTTGGAAATAGAATGTATGAAACTGGGAATCCCTGTAACTACTCGTCACAATGAAGTTGCTCCAAACCAGTTTGAGCTTGCTCCAATGTTCGAGGAAGTAAACGTAGCAGTAGACCACAACTCCCTACTAATGGATGTTATGGCAAGAGTTGCACACAAGCACCACTTCCATATCTTATTCCACGAAAAACCATTCGCAGGTGTAAACGGAAGTGGAAAGCACAACAACTGGAGCCTTGCAACAGACACAGGAGAGAACTTATTAAGTCCTGGCAAGAACCCTAAGAAAAACTTACAGTTCTTAACGTTCTTTGTAAACACTCTGAAAGCTGTACACGATTATGCAGACTTACTGAGAGCGAGTATCGCTTCTGCAAGCAACGATCACAGACTAGGTGCAAACGAAGCTCCACCTGCTATTATCTCTGCATTTATCGGAACTCAGCTATTCTCTGTCCTTGAAGAATTAGAAAAAGTAACTGACGGAAAATTATCACCAGAGGAGAAAACAGAATTGAAGTTAAATGTTGTTGGGAAAATTCCTGAAATCCTTCTGGATAACACCGACAGAAACAGAACTTCACCATTTGCTTTCACCGGAAACAAATTTGAAATCCGTGCTGTAGGATCTTCTGCAAACTGCGCAGAACCAATGACTGTAATGAATGCAATTGCAGCTAAACAGCTAAAAGTATTTAAGGCAGAAGTAGATGCTTTGATTGAAAAAGGTCTGAAAAAAGATGAAGCTATTTTCAACGTTCTTAGAGAATATATCAAACAATTGAAAAACATCCTTTTCGAAGGTGACGGTTATTCCGATGACTGGGCTAAAGAAGCTAAAAAAAGAGGTCTTAACAACTTAAAGACTACTCCGGAAGCTCTTAAACAGGAAATGGATAAGAAATTTGCAGATCTTTATGAAGAGCTAGGTATCTTCTCTCACAGAGAATTTGAAGCCAGAAATGAAATTAAATTCGAAAAATACTCTACAGTTATTGATATTGAAGCAAGAGTATTGGCTGATATTGCAAGAAACCACATTATTCCAGCTGCACTTAACTATCAGAACAGATTAATTGAGAACGTTAAAGGCTTGAAGGAAATATTTGGCGACAAAGAATTCCAGACTCTGGCAAAAGAGCAAATCAGTCTTATTTCTCAGATTTCTGCAAACGTTTCTAACATCAAAGTTGGTGTTGATAATCTATTAACAGAAAAAGAGAAAGCTAAAAATACAAAAGACAGCCACAAACAGGCAGAAGCTTACTGTAACAAAGTAAAACCTTTATTCGATACTATCAGAGAAGCTTCTGATGCATTGGAAATGATGGTTGATGACGAGCTTTGGCCGCTGACTAAATACAGAGAGCTTTTGTTCACCCGTTAA
- a CDS encoding Y-family DNA polymerase, producing MFALVDCNNFFVSCERALDSDLIDKPVVVLSNNDGCIISRSEEAKALGIPMGAPTFKYEKFFQENNVIALSAKFELYNFRSQNVMAIIKKYAPETEVYSIDEAFLNLSGFRYINIIEHSIKLKQDVLDTEGIPVSVGIAPTKTLAKIANRIAKKNPEKFNGLFILEKPEDIEKALKWLNIEDVWGIGRRLGARMKDAGIYKAYDLLSKPEQWIRKEMGINGVRLVSELKGIPQLEIPNTSAKKSIAVTRSFMEMIKTKEELQERICSFAFSAGEKLRKQKSCCKTLTIFVGTNRYRKDLPEYRNAVSYHFPNPVSSSIDLAKTAAKLLDEIFIEGYHYKRAGVWINNFVPENERLISLFEEDHFDRHKNIMEAMDKLNRRYGKDKIRLGNLDFKSNYGRKKLSANYEDFLKNNTLPEADYRFQ from the coding sequence ATGTTTGCTCTGGTCGACTGCAACAATTTTTTTGTAAGCTGCGAACGGGCGCTGGATAGCGATCTGATCGACAAACCTGTTGTGGTACTTTCCAACAACGATGGATGTATTATATCCAGAAGTGAAGAAGCTAAAGCTTTAGGAATACCTATGGGCGCTCCTACTTTTAAATATGAAAAGTTTTTTCAGGAAAATAATGTTATAGCCCTTTCTGCAAAGTTTGAGTTGTACAACTTCAGGAGCCAGAATGTAATGGCTATCATTAAAAAATATGCCCCGGAAACAGAAGTTTATAGTATAGACGAGGCTTTCCTCAATCTTTCAGGATTCAGATATATTAATATTATTGAACACAGCATAAAACTAAAACAGGATGTACTGGATACAGAAGGCATTCCTGTAAGTGTTGGTATTGCGCCTACCAAAACCTTAGCTAAGATTGCCAACAGAATTGCAAAGAAAAACCCCGAAAAGTTTAATGGACTATTTATTCTGGAAAAACCTGAGGATATAGAAAAAGCACTTAAATGGCTAAACATAGAAGATGTTTGGGGAATCGGACGCAGATTGGGTGCCCGCATGAAAGATGCCGGCATCTATAAAGCTTATGACTTACTAAGCAAACCAGAGCAGTGGATACGGAAAGAAATGGGCATAAATGGAGTCCGATTGGTCAGTGAACTAAAGGGTATTCCACAATTGGAAATCCCAAACACTTCTGCTAAAAAATCTATAGCTGTAACCCGCAGTTTTATGGAGATGATTAAAACAAAGGAAGAATTACAGGAGCGCATCTGCTCTTTTGCATTTTCTGCCGGAGAAAAGCTACGTAAACAAAAAAGCTGCTGTAAAACACTCACCATATTTGTAGGTACCAATCGTTACCGAAAGGATCTTCCGGAATACAGAAATGCGGTTTCATATCACTTCCCGAATCCCGTAAGTTCTTCAATAGATCTTGCCAAAACTGCTGCAAAGCTCCTGGACGAAATATTTATTGAAGGCTATCATTATAAAAGAGCTGGTGTATGGATTAACAATTTTGTTCCGGAAAATGAAAGGCTTATCAGTCTTTTTGAAGAAGACCATTTCGACAGACATAAAAACATTATGGAAGCAATGGACAAACTTAACCGCCGCTATGGAAAGGATAAAATACGCCTTGGCAATCTGGACTTCAAAAGTAATTATGGCAGAAAGAAACTTTCCGCCAACTATGAAGATTTCTTAAAAAACAATACACTCCCTGAAGCCGATTACAGATTCCAGTAA